One Rhodospirillales bacterium genomic window carries:
- a CDS encoding glucose-6-phosphate isomerase, protein MLYHQDIDNCISGSGITPSALESALAALGPALERMGRARADGSHALLNVPTRRDDLGAVMALAAHYRECFDDVLILGTGGSSLGGETLVFLEANDHAPRIQFLENVDPLGFEAVLATCDLSRTGVIVISKSGATPETLSQFLAILPRFCNAVGEQAMAKCMAVITDPVSEPLSPLRRIANNLSLPILDHDLEIGGRYAALTNVGLLPAAIMGLDPVRVREGAETVLASVFDEGDPTKSAPVIGAALAASLSQKGGISQAIMMPYLDRLHPFSFWFCQLWAESLGKDGKGMTPIAAHGTVDQHSQLQLWLDGPADKFFTLILGTPKDTGPKIDISPAATPAGNDDLAYLSKRRLGDLLAAAQEATVGTLAAHGRPVRVIRVKTIDEATLGALMMHFMIETILTAELFGVDPYTQPAVEEGKVLTRKFLLGQAEASTKGGDGP, encoded by the coding sequence ATGCTGTATCACCAAGACATCGATAACTGTATTTCCGGCTCAGGCATTACGCCTTCGGCACTGGAATCTGCGTTGGCCGCCCTTGGCCCAGCGCTGGAGCGCATGGGCCGTGCGCGGGCGGATGGAAGCCATGCCTTGCTGAACGTTCCCACCCGGCGCGATGATCTGGGTGCGGTTATGGCATTGGCAGCACACTATCGTGAATGCTTTGACGATGTTCTTATTCTGGGCACGGGCGGGTCCAGCCTTGGTGGTGAAACATTGGTTTTCCTTGAGGCAAATGATCATGCGCCGCGCATACAGTTCCTAGAGAATGTTGATCCTCTGGGGTTCGAAGCGGTGCTTGCGACGTGCGACCTTTCCCGCACCGGGGTGATTGTCATTTCAAAATCCGGTGCGACACCGGAAACGCTATCGCAATTTCTGGCCATCCTGCCCAGGTTTTGTAATGCCGTGGGCGAACAGGCTATGGCCAAATGTATGGCTGTCATCACGGACCCTGTTTCTGAACCCCTGTCACCCTTGCGGCGCATTGCCAACAATCTTTCCCTGCCCATTTTGGATCATGATCTGGAAATTGGCGGACGATATGCAGCATTGACCAATGTTGGCCTTCTGCCAGCAGCCATAATGGGGCTTGATCCTGTCCGGGTGCGCGAAGGGGCAGAGACAGTGTTGGCATCGGTCTTTGATGAGGGTGATCCCACGAAATCTGCTCCCGTCATTGGTGCTGCCCTTGCCGCATCCCTTTCCCAAAAGGGGGGGATTTCACAGGCCATCATGATGCCGTATCTTGATCGCCTGCACCCATTTTCCTTCTGGTTCTGCCAATTATGGGCGGAAAGCCTGGGCAAAGATGGCAAGGGCATGACCCCAATTGCGGCCCATGGCACGGTTGATCAGCACAGCCAGCTGCAATTGTGGCTGGATGGCCCGGCGGATAAATTTTTCACATTGATTCTAGGCACGCCCAAAGACACCGGGCCGAAAATAGATATCTCTCCTGCGGCCACACCTGCCGGAAATGATGATCTGGCCTATCTTTCCAAAAGACGCCTAGGCGATCTGTTGGCGGCGGCACAAGAAGCCACCGTGGGCACGCTGGCTGCCCATGGGCGGCCGGTCAGGGTGATCCGGGTGAAAACGATTGATGAAGCGACCCTTGGCGCGTTGATGATGCATTTCATGATCGAGACAATCTTGACGGCTGAACTGTTCGGGGTTGATCCCTATACCCAGCCCGCCGTCGAAGAGGGTAAGGTTTTAACCCGAAAATTTTTGTTAGGTCAGGCAGAAGCCAGCACAAAAGGTGGTGATGGGCCATGA
- a CDS encoding insulinase family protein yields the protein MAMLSMKRASLSLIMGVLLVSGCLVLGAIKDAQAMGIKQVTSKKGINGWLIRDSMVPIFTLHFAFRGGAALDPVGREGVSEMVSGLLDEGAGPYSSSDFQARLENNSISMRFSAGRDNFSGSLKSLAENRNMAASLLSLALTQPHFDAAPVARIRAQLLSSARRRAVRPSSTARRSFRKLVFGNHPYGRSASGTVESLKKITKQDMAGFVKNRFARDNLVVGAVGNITEDEFARIIDRIFGALPARSTPFSISEAKIKGAGNVVVVDRDIPQSVVVFGHSGIKRNDPDYYAALVMNYALGGGGLTSRLATEIREKRGLAYSVYSRIATYDHGGLFLGRVSTKNDRVAKSIALIRSEWTRMAKSGLGAQELEDSKRYLTGAFFTRLNSSSRIAGLLVGIQLEKFGRDYLAKRNRMIEQVSIKDITRVAKRLMKPSDLTFVIVGRPKGITPKP from the coding sequence TGAAGCGGGCGTCTCTTTCGCTGATCATGGGTGTCCTTTTGGTGTCGGGCTGTTTGGTGTTGGGTGCAATCAAGGATGCCCAGGCCATGGGGATCAAGCAGGTCACCAGCAAAAAGGGTATCAATGGCTGGCTGATCAGAGATTCCATGGTGCCCATTTTTACCCTGCATTTCGCCTTTCGGGGCGGTGCGGCCCTTGACCCTGTTGGCAGAGAAGGCGTGTCTGAAATGGTGTCGGGCCTGTTGGATGAAGGGGCCGGTCCATATTCATCATCAGATTTTCAGGCGCGCCTTGAAAACAATTCAATTTCCATGCGGTTTTCTGCGGGGCGGGATAATTTTAGCGGTTCCCTGAAATCGTTGGCCGAAAATCGCAACATGGCGGCATCGCTTCTGTCCCTGGCCCTGACCCAGCCCCATTTTGACGCTGCACCGGTGGCCCGCATTCGGGCACAGCTGCTCTCTTCGGCGAGGCGGCGTGCCGTTCGGCCCAGTTCAACGGCAAGGCGTTCCTTTCGTAAATTGGTGTTTGGCAATCACCCCTATGGCCGATCTGCTTCTGGCACCGTTGAGAGCCTTAAAAAGATCACGAAACAGGATATGGCCGGTTTCGTGAAAAATCGCTTTGCCCGCGATAATCTGGTGGTGGGTGCGGTCGGCAATATCACGGAAGATGAATTTGCGCGCATTATTGATCGCATCTTTGGCGCCTTGCCCGCACGCTCAACCCCGTTTTCCATCTCCGAAGCAAAAATCAAGGGTGCTGGCAATGTGGTGGTGGTGGACCGTGATATTCCCCAAAGCGTCGTTGTCTTTGGGCATTCAGGCATCAAACGCAATGATCCCGATTATTACGCAGCACTGGTTATGAATTATGCTCTTGGTGGCGGGGGGCTGACATCGCGACTGGCAACAGAAATTCGTGAAAAACGGGGCCTTGCGTATTCCGTTTATTCGCGAATAGCGACCTATGACCATGGTGGGCTATTTTTGGGGCGTGTTTCCACAAAAAATGACCGGGTGGCAAAATCCATTGCGTTGATCCGGTCTGAATGGACCCGCATGGCAAAATCTGGTCTGGGGGCACAGGAATTAGAAGATTCCAAACGCTATCTCACGGGTGCTTTTTTTACCCGGCTCAATTCTTCATCTCGCATCGCCGGGCTTTTGGTGGGCATTCAGCTTGAAAAATTTGGCCGTGATTATCTGGCTAAACGCAACCGCATGATTGAGCAGGTTTCTATCAAAGATATCACCCGCGTTGCAAAACGACTTATGAAACCATCAGATCTGACCTTTGTTATTGTTGGCCGTCCAAAGGGGATTACACCAAAACCCTGA